A genome region from Euphorbia lathyris chromosome 4, ddEupLath1.1, whole genome shotgun sequence includes the following:
- the LOC136226409 gene encoding autophagy-related protein 2 isoform X2, with amino-acid sequence MFSWNLAKSAEAMFSRWSVKRLFQFLLKKKLGQFILGDIDLDQLDVQLSHGKIQLNDLALNVDYINDKVGAATPVMIKEGSIGSLSVKMPWKDKGFQIEVDELEIVVTFTSFPRNKSSSVDEKNRTSEDSSTLHKQSEEAKDGHDMMDSGAKSSSADVHEGVKTIAKMVKWFLTSFNVKVKKLIVAFEPGSRVDEKVGHQKILVLRISEIECGTCVSDDPQNSDARAESILGISQLTNFITFRGAVLELLKMDDGSNETCAGGLTHSSIGELRSGHCSSNATPIFTGSKDGFSGNLKLSIPWKNGFLDIRKVDANVSIDPVELKLQPHTIKWVLLLWETYKTLDDEIHKKSADSVDLNLASHLHSSTLAPSMVTADETIPMDGSFSSAFSSLTLQESRSEAMLPGPHLIPDWVPNSVRKNDSQDELDLGASVDQFFECFDGIRSSQLALGSSGMLKWTCSVFSALTAASNLASGSLHIPSEQQHVQTNLKATLAGISIILSFQDEEQEYWFDPKSKVRSCSDVHYVVAECNSIFLSLQVCLQKMRFEGEVKHIEVADYSFMVNDVMNLCPGSGSRGSTCQTLSIQHLQDEVQGALPPFASFVEDPYSDKLNAQNASDAFFRNMTKMKLLSTSGVTRCEFAINSDSINLKGAKSFSLQLPHFIFWVNLWSINTLLDLLKDMGKYVEMNSERGELSPVNQKHGLSAGDLKKGSSSTANLKGCILIPSARMIMCFSVGTDKDTGNCFSWNQFIAIDLSSQSTLEKGKFQNSGSLSDVNCGRRYTSKATCSLHLNTGDLKAYLVNQTCKSDAEINSCGLRIQKFFAEQILSVSSRADYPSSVSLLWQEGSVTGPWIFERAKSLATSEESRSKKKSCVKGYEFASVTSVKDMGMRTSQIREEMILSSVFCLHIRLFSVTLDLCSTQYHNLLNLLEQTMNGLSGAAGSTANVDDAFSVSQTSILMECESVEILIRPDMKEDIKSSLQYELPGSWNCMKLKVQKLDMLTVSNIGGIGGANFFWLAHGQGKLWGSITGAPGKEFLLISCSNSTRKRGDGGGSNVLSSRFAGSDIVHLSDPKNLHEYMCITIRCGTIVAPGGRLDWLDAISSFFSRSSHEVKKVDDDKLPKGDLKGAPCGSTFILKLVDIGLSYEPHLKNSMLKDVNPESSSSSFKDEAGEPYVYCLLAASSLTFLNTTEESADSYKISVQDIGFLLCAASENLGGTYSAEYLHKMGYVKVAREALLEAILRTNCKNGLSWELECSESHIYLETCHDTTSGLMRLGAQLQQLFAPDLEESIVHLQTRWKNVHQAQQGNELNGEGGLYSSSSISEKHASIINSSDKHGIVGLMDEICEDAFCLDGSPDRQFDSDESRASVSFEESLLGEVYGLNIGTPVSDDLSHDISVPLIGLESSQTSYLQSGTLPELIEGYCLSELRPLSELSMGRQSVPQNLKFQSKIFGDGDLGRGNSGWYKDASVSIVENHIPESSGGASLNQILEDELPSFDGLGPDDLGKPTGRALLKNINVTWRMFAGSDWHAQGKNKEPSRGIHGRDTTAYLELVLSGIQFQYNFFPVDGVCASKLSFSVKDFYLYDRSKSAPWKRVLGYYCSKDHPRESSSKALKLELETVRPNPVTPLEEYRLRVALLPMLLQLHQSQLDFLISFFGTKSLSTDQSSDHNQNSYGAKSSLVNNLAGENIADEALLPYFQMFDVSPIVIRIDYSPRHVDLAALGGGKYVELVNVVPWKGVELQLKHVHAVGVYGWGTVCETIVGEWLEDISQNQIHKVLQGLPTIRSLVAVGSSAAKLISLPVESYRKDQRVLRGMQRGTIAFLRSISLEAVGLGVHLAAGAHDILVQAECILTRIPRPVTRPAKGNTKRNVRCNQPKNAQQGIQQNHFELAKRTACSLQDRKK; translated from the exons ATGTTTTCATGGAATTTGGCCAAATCGGCGGAGGCCATGTTCTCCCGCTGGTCGGTGAAGCGGCTATTCCAGTTTCTTTTGAAGAAGAAGTTAGGACAGTTTATATTAGGCGATATTGATCTTGATCAGCTTGATGTTCAGCTTAGCCATGGCAAAATCCAGCTTAATGATCTTGCACTTAATGTTGATTATATTAATGACAAG GTTGGTGCTGCAACGCCAGTCATGATAAAAGAAGGATCAATTGGTTCTTTATCAGTTAAAATGCCTTGGAAGGATAAAGGTTTTCAGATTGAGGTGGATGAGCTTGAAATTGTTGTCACTTTTACTTCATTTCCAAGAAATAAATCATCTTCAGTAGACGAGAAAAACAGAACCAGTGAAGATAGTAGTACTCTTCATAAGCAAAGCGAGGAAGCAAAGGACGGGCATGATATGATGGATAGTGGTGCAAAATCTAGTTCCGCTGATGTTCATGAGGGCGTGAAGACAATTGCGAAGATGGTCAAATGGTTTCTGACAAGCTTCAATGTGaaagttaaaaaattaatagTTGCATTTGAACCAGGTTCAAGGGTTGATGAGAAGGTTGGACATCAGAAGATCTTGGTTCTTCGAATATCTGAAATAGAATGTGGAACTTGTGTTTCTGATGATCCTCAAAACTCTGATGCTAGAGCCGAGAGCATTCTTGGAATAAGTCAGCTAACAAACTTTATAACGTTTAGAGGAGCAGTGCTGGAACTTCTTAAAATGGATGATGGTAGCAATGAAACTTGCGCTGGAGGTTTAACACATTCAAGTATTGGTGAGTTGCGCTCAGGGCACTGTTCATCAAATGCTACTCCAATTTTTACTGGGAGTAAAGATGGATTTTCAGGGAATTTAAAGTTAAGCATCCCATGGAAGAACGGTTTCTTAGACATCCGGAAGGTGGATGCAAATGTTTCTATTGATCCTGTGGAGTTGAAATTGCAGCCCCATACAATTAAATGGGTTTTACTTTTATGGGAAACTTATAAAACTTTGGATGATGAGATACATAAAAAATCAGCAGACTCTGTTGACTTAAACTTGGCGTCTCATCTCCACTCATCAACTTTAGCTCCTTCTATGGTTACTGCTGATGAGACAATCCCCATGGATGGCAGTTTTTCCTCTGCTTTTTCTTCTTTGACCTTGCAAGAATCACGAAGTGAAGCCATGCTACCTGGACCACATCTTATACCTGATTGGGTTCCCAATTCTGTCAGAAAAAATGACAGCCAAGATGAACTTGATCTTGGAGCAAG TGTGGACCAGTTTTTTGAATGTTTTGATGGAATACGAAGTTCACAGTTGGCCTTGGGAAGCAGTGGAATGTTGAAGTGGACGTGTTCTGTTTTCAGTGCATTAACTGCGGCGTCCAACCTTGCTTCTGGATCTTTGCATATTCCTTCTG AACAACAGCATGTTCAGACTAACCTTAAAGCAACTCTTGCTGGAATTTCTATCATCTTATCATTCcaagatgaagaacaagagtATTGGTTCGATCCAAAGAGTAAAGTGAGGAGTTGTTCAGATGTTCATTATGTGGTCGCAGAATGCAACAGCATTTTTCTTTCTTTGCAG GTGTGTCTTCAGAAAATGAGGTTTGAAGGAGAAGTGAAGCACATTGAGGTTGCTGATTACTCATTCATGGTGAATGATGTCATGAACCTTTGCCCGGGCAGTGGTAGTAGAGGTAGCACCTGTCAAACTCTTTCAATTCAACATCTGCAAGATGAAGTTCAAGGTGCTCTTCCTCCATTTGCCTCATTTGTTGAAGATCCTTATTCAGATAAATTAAATGCACAAAATGCTTCAGATGCTTTCTTCAGAAACATGACAAAAATGAAATTACTCAGTACCTCTGGTGTTACTCGTTGCGAATTTGCTATAAATTCTGATTCCATAAATTTAAAGGGTGCAAAATCATTTTCTTTGCAATTGCCTCATTTCATATTTTGGGTGAACCTGTGGTCAATAAATACATTATTGGATCTTCTGAAGGACATGGGAAAATATGTTGAAATGAATAGTGAGAGGGGTGAGCTTTCGCCTGTCAATCAAAAGCATGGATTATCTGCTGGAGACTTGAAAAAGGGTTCATCATCAACAGCAAATTTGAAGGGTTGTATATTGATTCCTAGTGCAAGGATGATAATGTGTTTTTCTGTTGGAACTGACAAAGACACTGGGAACTGTTTTTCTTGGAATCAATTTATTGCCATTGATCTTTCCTCACAATCAACACTGGAAAAGGGAAAATTCCAAAACAGCGGATCATTATCAGATGTTAATTGTGGGAGAAGGTATACTTCGAAGGCGACATGCTCCTTGCATTTAAATACCGGTGACCTAAAGGCTTACTTGGTCAATCAAACATGTAAAAGTGATGCTGAAATTAACTCCTGCGGTTTGCGAATTCAGAAGTTTTTTGCGGAGCAGATTTTATCTGTCAGCAGCAGGGCTGATTATCCTTCTAGTGTTAGTTTGCTTTGGCAGGAGGGTTCTGTAACTGGTCCATGGATATTTGAAAGAGCCAAATCCTTAGCCACCTCAGAGGAATCTAGGAGCAAGAAAAAATCTTGTGTGAAAGGTTATGAATTTGCATCTGTGACTTCTGTGAAAGATATGGGAATGAGAACTTCTCAAATTCGAGAAGAGATGATTTTGAGCTCTGTGTTTTGCTTGCATATTCGTCTATTTTCTGTCACCCTTGATCTTTGCAGTACTCAGTATCATAATTTACTTAATCTTTTAGAGCAGACGATGAATGGATTATCTGGAGCAGCTGGCAGCACAGCTAATGTTGATGATGCGTTTTCTGTTTCTCAGACATCAATTCTTATGGAATGTGAATCTGTAGAAATTTTAATCAGGCCAGATATGAAGGAGGATATAAAAAGTTCGTTGCAGTATGAACTTCCTGGATCTTGGAATTGTATGAAATTGAAAGTTCAGAAACTGGATATGTTGACTGTCTCAAACATTGGAGGTATTGGGGGTGCCAATTTCTTTTGGCTAGCCCATGGGCAAGGTAAGTTATGGGGTTCCATCACTGGGGCTCCAGGTAAGGAGTTTCTTCTGATTTCTTGTAGCAACTCTACAAGGAAACGTGGTGATGGGGGAGGTTCCAATGTGTTATCTTCTAGGTTCGCAGGCTCTGACATTGTACACTTATCAGATCCAAAGAATTTACATGAATATATGTGTATTACTATCAGATGCGGCACAATTGTGGCTCCTGGTGGTCGGTTGGATTGGTTGGATGCAATATCTTCCTTTTTCAGCCGGTCATCTCATGAAGTTAAGAAAGTAGATGATGATAAATTGCCAAAGGGGGATCTAAAAGGTGCACCTTGTGGAAGTACTTTTATTCTCAAGTTGGTTGATATTGGTTTAAGTTACGAGCCCCATTTGAAGAATTCTATGCTGAAGGACGTTAATCCTGAATCTAGTTCCTCATCTTTTAAAGACGAAGCAGGAGAGCCATATGTTTATTGTCTTTTAGCTGCTTCTTCCTTGACTTTTTTGAACACTACAGAAGAATCTGCTGATAGTTACAAAATTAGCGTGCAAGATATAGGTTTCCTTCTTTGTGCTGCATCTGAGAATCTTGGCGGCACTTATAGTGCAGAATATCTTCATAAGATGGGTTATGTTAAAGTTGCTAGGGAGGCACTTCTTGAAGCAATTTTGAGAACTAACTGTAAGAATGGTCTTTCCTGGGAACTAGAATGTTCTGAATCGCACATCTATTTGGAAACCTGCCACGACACTACTTCTGGTTTGATGCGTCTGGGTGCTCAGCTCCAGCAGCTTTTTGCTCCTGATTTGGAGGAATCAATTGTTCACTTGCAGACCCGGTGGAAGAATGTTCATCAGGCCCAACAGGGTAATGAGTTAAATGGTGAAGGCGGGTTATATAGTTCGTCTTCAATTTCTGAGAAGCATGCCTCTATCATCAATTCGAGTGATAAACATGGGATTGTTGGTCTGATGGATGAAATATGTGAAGATGCATTTTGTTTGGATGGGAGTCCAGACCGCCAATTCGACTCTGATGAATCACGAGCTAGTGTTTCTTTTGAAGAAAGCCTTCTTGGAGAGGTTTATGGTCTGAATATTGGAACTCCTGTCTCTGATGATTTATCACACGATATATCAGTGCCGCTAATAGGTTTAGAAAGTAGTCAAACCTCATATTTACAGAGCGGTACATTGCCAGAACTTATAGAAGGCTATTGCTTATCCGAGTTACGGCCACTGTCAGAGTTGTCTATGGGTAGGCAATCAGTTCCTCAGAATCTCAAATTCCAGTCTAAGATTTTTGGGGATGGAGATCTTGGTAGAGGAAATAGTGGATGGTACAAGGATGCCTCAGTAAGCATTGTTGAAAATCACATTCCTGAATCAAGTGGGGGAGCCAGCTTAAATCAGATTTTGGAAGATGAGCTTCCATCATTTGATGGTTTAGGACCTGATGATTTGGGGAAGCCCACAGGACGTGCACTTCTTAAGAACATAAACGTGACCTGGAGAATGTTTGCTGGTTCTGACTGGCATGCACAGGGGAAGAACAAAGAACCATCTAGAGGTATCCATGGAAGGGATACAACTGCTTATCTAGAGCTTGTATTATCTGGGATACAATTTCAGTACAACTTTTTCCCAGTTGATGGAGTTTGTGCTTCTAAGCTTTCTTTTTCTGTTAAGGATTTTTACCTATATGACAGGAGCAAATCCGCACCTTGGAAACGG GTACTAGGATATTATTGTTCAAAAGATCACCCTAGGGAATCTTCTTCTAAAGCACTTAAGCTGGAGTTGGAAACTGTCAGACCAAATCCTGTAACCCCTCTTGAGGAGTACAG GTTGCGTGTAGCTTTACTACCTATGCTATTGCAACTTCATCAGAGTCAACTTGATTTCCTCATCAGCTTTTTTGGGACGAAAAGCTTGTCAACTGACCAGTCGTCAGATCACAATCAAAATTCATATGGTGCAAAATCATCTCTGGTGAATAATCTTGCAGGAGAAAACATTGCAGATGAGGCATTGCTTCCCTATTTTCAG ATGTTCGATGTGTCGCCTATTGTTATTCGGATTGACTACAGTCCACGCCATGTTGATCTAGCAGCATTGGGAGGGGGGAAGTATGTGGAACTGGTAAATGTTGTCCCCTGGAAG GGGGTGGAGCTGCAGCTCAAACATGTTCATGCTGTTGGCGTGTATGGCTGGGGCACTGTGTGTGAGACAATTGTGGGGGAGTGGTTAGAGGATATTTCTCAAAATCAG ATACATAAAGTGTTGCAAGGGCTTCCTACCATTCGATCCTTGGTTGCAGTTGGTTCTAGTGCTGCAAAGCTCATTTCTTTGCCAGTTGAGAGCTACAGGAAGGATCAGAGAGTACTGAGAGGAATGCAGAGAG GTACAATTGCGTTTCTCAGAAGTATATCACTTGAAGCTGTTGGACTTGGGGTGCATTTGGCAGCAGGAGCTCATGATATTTTGGTCCAAGCAGAATGTATTCTTACTAGGATTCCTCGTCCAGTAACACGGCCTGCAAAAGGCAATACAAAACGGAATGTAAGGTGTAATCAACCAAAAAACGCCCAACAAGGAATTCAACAG AACCACTTTGAACTTGCTAAAAGGACTGCATGTTCGTTACAGGATAGAAAGAAATAA